One segment of Radiobacillus kanasensis DNA contains the following:
- a CDS encoding ABC transporter ATP-binding protein encodes MIRRFFSYYKPHRTLFLIDFTCAIIVAVLELAFPLAVQWFVDELLPGNDWSAITAVSIGLLSLYVISTFLQYIVNYWGHKLGINIETDMRRQLFQHVQKQSFRFFDNTKTGHIMSRITNDLFDIGELAHHGPEDFFIAIMTFVGAFWIMLTVNVQLALVTLFIVPFLVWLIVFSNLRMNVAWKNMYKEIADVNARVEDSVSGVRVVQSFTNEQHEISRFNKDNDNFKFAKLSSYKVMSFSSSGIYMLTRLITLVVLVYGAWLSFHGNLTYGELVGFVLYVNVLFKPIDKISALMELYPKGMAGFKRFTQLLDVEPEVENRKGAKQIDKLEGNIGFRDVRFGYEKDKPVLKGINLSINAGETVAFVGPSGAGKTTICSLIPRFYDVDEGSITIDGLDIRDVTKESLRSQIGIVQQDVFLFTGTLKENIAYGLLDATDEQIEEAAKRAHLGAFIESLPLGYETSVGERGLKLSGGQKQRIAIARMFLKNPPILILDEATSALDTETEQIIQQALQELAKDRTTLVIAHRLATIRNADRIMVVTDKGIEEEGTHEELVNQNGIFAKLHKIQY; translated from the coding sequence GTGATTAGACGATTTTTTTCTTATTACAAACCTCACCGAACCTTATTTCTCATAGACTTTACGTGTGCTATTATTGTAGCTGTTTTAGAACTTGCTTTTCCACTAGCAGTACAGTGGTTTGTGGATGAACTGTTACCTGGAAATGATTGGAGTGCGATAACAGCAGTAAGTATTGGACTCCTATCTCTTTATGTTATAAGTACGTTCCTACAATACATAGTGAATTACTGGGGACATAAGCTTGGTATCAACATTGAAACTGACATGCGACGTCAATTGTTCCAGCATGTTCAAAAGCAATCGTTTCGATTTTTTGATAATACAAAAACGGGTCATATTATGAGCCGAATTACGAATGATCTCTTCGATATTGGAGAGCTCGCTCACCATGGACCGGAGGACTTTTTTATTGCCATTATGACGTTTGTCGGTGCATTTTGGATTATGCTTACGGTCAATGTGCAGCTAGCATTAGTGACCTTGTTTATTGTACCGTTCCTCGTCTGGCTCATTGTCTTTAGTAATCTTCGAATGAACGTTGCGTGGAAAAACATGTATAAGGAAATTGCGGATGTAAACGCCAGGGTAGAAGATAGTGTATCTGGTGTAAGAGTCGTACAATCTTTCACGAACGAACAACATGAAATTTCTCGTTTTAACAAAGACAATGATAATTTTAAATTCGCTAAACTAAGCTCCTATAAAGTGATGTCATTCAGTTCCTCGGGCATTTATATGCTAACGAGGTTGATTACTTTAGTTGTATTAGTGTATGGCGCGTGGCTAAGCTTTCATGGAAATCTGACTTACGGAGAATTGGTAGGTTTTGTTCTCTATGTGAATGTTCTGTTCAAACCAATTGATAAAATTAGTGCGCTGATGGAGCTTTATCCGAAAGGGATGGCAGGCTTCAAACGCTTTACCCAATTATTAGATGTAGAGCCTGAAGTGGAGAACCGCAAAGGAGCAAAACAGATTGACAAGTTGGAAGGGAACATAGGCTTCCGTGATGTCCGATTTGGTTATGAAAAAGACAAGCCTGTATTAAAAGGCATCAATCTATCTATTAACGCAGGAGAAACAGTGGCATTCGTTGGGCCATCTGGAGCCGGTAAAACAACGATTTGTTCGTTGATCCCAAGGTTCTATGACGTAGATGAAGGGTCGATAACCATCGATGGTCTAGACATTCGAGATGTGACGAAGGAATCGCTACGATCTCAAATTGGTATTGTGCAGCAGGATGTTTTCCTATTTACAGGTACACTAAAAGAAAACATTGCCTACGGATTACTAGATGCCACGGATGAGCAAATTGAAGAAGCAGCAAAACGAGCTCACCTCGGGGCATTCATTGAGTCATTACCATTAGGATATGAAACTTCAGTAGGAGAACGTGGTTTAAAGCTATCAGGGGGTCAAAAACAACGAATTGCTATCGCAAGGATGTTCCTAAAGAATCCGCCAATACTAATTCTAGACGAAGCAACATCTGCATTAGATACGGAAACGGAGCAAATTATACAACAAGCATTGCAGGAATTAGCTAAGGATCGAACGACGTTAGTAATTGCCCACCGATTAGCGACGATTCGAAATGCCGATCGTATTATGGTAGTAACAGATAAAGGGATCGAAGAAGAAGGAACTCATGAAGAGCTTGTGAATCAA
- a CDS encoding immune inhibitor A domain-containing protein produces the protein MKKNKIAATAMAAVLGLGSLSVGLLTPAQQVSAHEALKEVSTKAYSGSQVDLGIANDEKLIEMLKEEGKLAEDASPTEAQAALDEYLKAKAKAPSSKKDKLPEAKELDDAPEKEKTKEKEKLKHGKYKRIYDWLRVDPVEEETYNGEVRKDKVLVLAIDFPDYAKGSITEEETDMFYEDYPLEHFQNMIFGENGYEGPNGENLISMKQYYDQQSGGSYTVEGTVAGWYTADHPAAYYGGNDPAPDGNDIRPRELVYEALTKAGQDPNVDLSEYDVWDRDDYDGDGVYNEPDGIIDHLMVIHAGVGEEAGGGSLAGDAIWSHRWNLGGLVAVPGGTSNSDRFNGQLAAYDYTIEPEDGAAGVFAHEYGHDLGLPDEYDTNYTGAGEPVAYWSIMSSGSWAGDVPGTEPTGFSPYAKEYLQNAHGGNWLSGETINIDDISKYGTSFLLDEGATKGTNNDAVRINLPDKENSVNTPTSGQYEYFSGSGNDLDNSMTTTVDLTNVSEASLSFQAWYDIETDWDYASVKVNGETIEGNITTAENPNDQNPGFGITGKSDGWVEASFDLSAYAGQTVELELNYWTDPYVALPGFYVDDITVTADGATVLSDDAESESAFTLDGFAKDEGKFFSEHYYLLEWRSHNGVDAGLAHIRRGASLMNYSPGLLVWYVDNSYDNNWTGVHPGEGFLGVVDADQRANYWSDGTVADTRYQLNDAAFSLDKSEKMFLDYRDINGTTLKDNHTRRIPLFYDRLDYSNRQLVDAGRNVPEYGLKFVVTGESKDGSVGRVRIIK, from the coding sequence TTGAAGAAGAACAAAATTGCAGCAACCGCAATGGCCGCTGTATTAGGTCTGGGCTCATTATCAGTTGGATTGTTAACTCCAGCCCAACAAGTGAGTGCACACGAAGCATTAAAGGAAGTATCAACAAAAGCGTATTCCGGATCTCAGGTTGATTTAGGAATCGCCAATGATGAGAAGCTCATCGAAATGTTGAAAGAAGAAGGGAAGCTAGCAGAGGATGCAAGCCCTACTGAAGCGCAAGCTGCTTTAGATGAATACTTAAAGGCAAAGGCAAAAGCACCTAGTAGCAAGAAGGATAAGCTTCCTGAAGCAAAAGAATTAGATGATGCTCCTGAAAAGGAAAAAACAAAGGAAAAAGAAAAACTAAAACATGGTAAGTACAAGCGAATCTATGATTGGTTAAGAGTCGATCCAGTTGAAGAGGAAACATACAACGGGGAAGTACGTAAGGATAAAGTTCTCGTACTTGCTATTGACTTCCCGGACTACGCAAAAGGCTCCATCACAGAAGAGGAAACAGACATGTTCTATGAGGATTATCCTCTCGAGCATTTCCAAAACATGATCTTTGGGGAAAATGGATATGAAGGTCCCAATGGGGAAAATCTCATTTCCATGAAGCAATATTATGATCAACAGTCAGGTGGTAGTTACACCGTTGAAGGTACAGTTGCTGGCTGGTACACAGCAGATCATCCAGCTGCTTACTACGGTGGAAACGATCCTGCTCCAGACGGAAATGATATAAGACCTCGCGAATTAGTATATGAGGCACTTACAAAAGCAGGACAAGACCCGAACGTAGACCTAAGTGAATATGACGTATGGGATCGCGATGATTATGATGGTGATGGCGTTTATAATGAACCAGATGGTATCATCGACCACCTCATGGTTATTCACGCAGGTGTTGGGGAAGAAGCTGGTGGTGGATCACTAGCTGGAGATGCCATTTGGTCTCACCGTTGGAACCTAGGTGGACTTGTAGCAGTCCCTGGTGGAACTTCTAATAGTGATCGTTTTAATGGACAACTTGCTGCCTATGATTACACCATTGAACCAGAAGATGGAGCTGCTGGGGTATTTGCTCACGAGTATGGTCATGATTTAGGACTTCCTGATGAGTATGATACAAACTATACAGGAGCTGGAGAACCGGTTGCTTACTGGTCTATCATGTCAAGTGGTAGCTGGGCAGGAGATGTTCCAGGAACAGAGCCAACTGGATTTAGTCCTTACGCGAAAGAATATTTACAAAATGCTCATGGTGGTAACTGGTTATCTGGAGAAACGATAAACATAGACGATATTTCAAAATACGGTACTTCATTCTTATTAGACGAAGGTGCTACGAAAGGTACGAATAATGACGCCGTTCGAATTAACCTTCCTGACAAAGAAAACAGTGTAAACACGCCAACAAGTGGACAATATGAGTACTTCAGTGGAAGTGGTAATGACCTTGATAACTCCATGACCACAACGGTTGACCTTACAAACGTAAGTGAAGCTAGCCTAAGCTTCCAAGCGTGGTACGATATTGAAACAGATTGGGACTATGCTTCCGTAAAAGTTAATGGTGAAACAATTGAAGGAAATATTACAACAGCTGAGAACCCGAATGACCAAAACCCTGGGTTCGGTATCACCGGAAAATCTGATGGTTGGGTCGAAGCAAGCTTTGACTTATCTGCATATGCTGGACAAACAGTAGAACTAGAGCTTAACTACTGGACAGATCCTTATGTGGCACTTCCTGGATTCTATGTAGATGATATTACAGTAACAGCTGATGGAGCTACCGTTCTTTCAGACGATGCAGAAAGTGAATCTGCCTTTACTCTAGATGGATTTGCTAAGGATGAAGGTAAATTCTTCTCTGAACATTATTACTTACTAGAGTGGAGATCACACAACGGTGTAGATGCTGGTTTAGCACACATTCGTCGTGGAGCAAGCTTAATGAACTATAGTCCTGGGTTACTCGTATGGTATGTGGACAATTCCTACGATAATAACTGGACTGGGGTACACCCAGGTGAAGGCTTCCTAGGAGTTGTAGATGCTGACCAAAGAGCTAATTACTGGAGCGACGGTACAGTGGCAGACACTCGCTATCAGTTAAATGATGCAGCTTTCAGCTTAGACAAGTCTGAAAAAATGTTCTTAGATTATCGAGATATTAACGGTACAACGTTGAAAGACAACCATACGAGACGCATTCCATTATTCTATGACCGTCTTGATTACAGCAACCGACAATTAGTGGATGCTGGAAGAAACGTTCCAGAATACGGATTAAAATTCGTTGTAACAGGCGAAAGCAAGGATGGTTCAGTTGGAAGAGTAAGAATCATAAAGTAA
- a CDS encoding HesB/YadR/YfhF family protein, which produces MSMTITQPAAQWYIREMDLEEGDYVRFYVRYGGNGGIYSGFSLAISNDSPNDVSMQTEELGITFYVEKSDAWYFKEHDFHIKYSRKYDEIEYQMDPIS; this is translated from the coding sequence ATGAGTATGACAATTACACAACCAGCTGCCCAATGGTATATAAGAGAAATGGATTTAGAAGAAGGCGACTACGTCCGTTTTTATGTGCGTTATGGGGGAAATGGCGGCATATACTCTGGTTTTTCATTAGCCATATCCAATGACTCACCTAACGATGTATCCATGCAAACGGAAGAACTCGGTATTACTTTCTATGTCGAAAAATCCGATGCATGGTATTTTAAGGAACATGACTTCCACATCAAATACTCACGAAAATATGACGAAATTGAATATCAGATGGACCCAATTTCCTAA
- a CDS encoding EAL domain-containing protein produces MFVKKGRLYLLAFIALYIASYYVVIINWKQDEIGLIVGNLFSMVGPLVGVILLLYSVIRMKKNRRFWSILALGIGCYFLAELTWNYYENHLKVEVPYPGLPDLFYILQIVFFLIAFSNRLLSEIRRMKAIKYIFDITIIMIVAVSLSWYFIIKPILITPDVSPLFVAVSLAYPVGDLALLLMVMIIFFGQKNPWTKSGILYIALGLVVQIYADSIYLYLQAIGNYHSGNLIDPMFTLSMLLVGYAGVTSLTLEQSSAKRVKALDYKQLSLFRMIAPYACAVGIFIFLLVEQPSINAITLGAGLTLILIVIRQVAIMIENNQLLKKFDRRTKQLAVSTQRYKTIFQYHPDAVFSLDLQGKYQSINDMVVQLTGYLYEELIGESFLTLLDEESEKKVQSYLIKAINGVPQYFDTYIQTRSGTSILLSITMIPMVVQEKVVGLYGVAKDITDNRINEEKIKFMAYHDSLTGLPNRSLFDEKLTVAMEEAKDTNEHFAVFFIDLDHLKVINDTLGHEIGDELLIESAKRMRLSLSAQDIVARQGGDEFILLARNVKEDEVVVFAKQLLDRLRKPYTIQGNEVSATPSIGIALYPTDAATPRELLKNADMAMYRVKNNGKNNFSKYNPTMDEEWSKVMTLERDLHQALERHELELHYQPQIDVSTGKIIGVEALIRWNHPVFGDIPPTVFIPLADKSGIIQKITRWVIDQAIAQAVEWQNKGLDPITMGINISPKLLESDRIVELVTNMLEVHKLPPDRLDIEVTEALAVNAEHSIETLDQLKELGVRISLDDFGTGYSSLSHLIRLPIDRVKIAKEFVEGIGIDKRMEGIIHSISTIANELQFGLIAEGVETDIQASYLKKLNCTVMQGYLYSEPLPAKQLEKILQQKSFKEQDVLPD; encoded by the coding sequence ATGTTTGTTAAAAAGGGAAGACTCTATCTATTAGCCTTTATAGCTCTTTATATAGCAAGTTATTACGTGGTGATAATAAATTGGAAACAGGATGAGATTGGTCTGATTGTTGGGAACCTATTTTCTATGGTCGGTCCTCTGGTCGGTGTGATCCTCCTTCTTTACTCTGTTATCCGAATGAAAAAGAATCGTCGATTTTGGTCGATTCTTGCCTTAGGGATTGGATGTTATTTCTTAGCTGAACTGACATGGAATTATTATGAAAATCATTTGAAAGTTGAAGTTCCATACCCTGGTCTCCCTGATTTATTTTATATCCTGCAGATTGTGTTCTTTTTAATTGCTTTTTCCAACCGGTTACTTTCGGAAATCCGGCGGATGAAGGCGATTAAATACATTTTTGATATCACCATTATTATGATTGTTGCCGTTTCGTTAAGCTGGTATTTTATTATAAAACCTATTCTGATTACTCCGGATGTTTCTCCATTATTTGTAGCGGTTTCTTTAGCCTATCCAGTTGGCGATTTGGCTTTACTATTAATGGTTATGATCATTTTCTTCGGACAGAAAAATCCATGGACCAAGAGTGGGATTCTTTATATAGCCTTAGGTTTAGTCGTGCAAATATATGCCGACTCTATTTATTTGTATCTCCAAGCAATTGGAAACTATCACTCTGGTAATTTGATTGACCCAATGTTTACCTTATCGATGCTATTAGTCGGTTATGCTGGTGTTACAAGCCTTACGCTGGAACAGTCCTCCGCAAAGAGGGTGAAAGCATTGGATTATAAGCAGTTGAGCTTGTTTCGAATGATTGCCCCATATGCGTGTGCGGTTGGTATCTTTATATTTTTACTAGTAGAGCAACCAAGTATTAATGCGATAACACTTGGTGCGGGCCTTACACTCATCTTAATTGTGATAAGGCAAGTAGCGATTATGATCGAAAACAATCAACTCTTAAAAAAATTTGATAGGCGGACGAAACAGCTTGCGGTTAGTACACAGCGTTATAAGACAATTTTTCAATATCATCCAGACGCCGTATTTTCATTAGATTTACAAGGGAAATATCAATCTATTAATGATATGGTTGTGCAGCTTACTGGTTACCTTTACGAAGAGTTAATTGGAGAAAGTTTCTTAACCTTACTAGATGAAGAGAGCGAAAAGAAAGTACAATCCTATTTAATAAAAGCGATCAATGGTGTACCTCAATATTTTGATACATATATCCAGACTCGTAGCGGAACATCAATTTTGCTTAGCATTACGATGATTCCGATGGTCGTTCAAGAAAAAGTTGTTGGACTGTACGGGGTTGCGAAGGACATTACGGATAATCGGATCAATGAAGAAAAGATTAAGTTTATGGCCTACCATGACTCCTTGACAGGATTACCGAATCGGAGCTTATTTGATGAGAAACTAACCGTTGCTATGGAAGAAGCTAAGGATACGAATGAACACTTTGCGGTCTTTTTCATTGATTTAGACCACTTAAAAGTCATTAATGATACGCTCGGTCATGAAATCGGGGACGAGCTCCTTATCGAAAGTGCCAAAAGAATGAGACTTTCCTTATCAGCTCAAGACATCGTAGCAAGACAGGGCGGGGATGAGTTTATTTTATTAGCGCGTAATGTGAAGGAAGATGAAGTAGTTGTTTTTGCAAAGCAATTGCTCGACCGATTGCGTAAGCCCTATACCATCCAAGGGAATGAAGTATCTGCCACGCCAAGTATCGGCATCGCCTTATATCCAACCGATGCAGCTACACCTCGAGAGCTGTTAAAAAACGCCGATATGGCCATGTACCGCGTGAAAAATAACGGTAAAAATAACTTTAGTAAATACAATCCTACCATGGATGAGGAGTGGTCGAAGGTGATGACACTCGAAAGAGATCTTCACCAAGCGCTTGAACGCCATGAATTGGAATTGCATTATCAACCACAAATCGATGTAAGTACAGGCAAAATTATCGGTGTAGAAGCCTTAATAAGATGGAATCATCCAGTATTCGGGGATATTCCGCCGACTGTATTTATTCCGCTAGCTGATAAATCCGGAATCATTCAAAAAATTACGAGATGGGTAATCGACCAAGCCATTGCACAGGCGGTGGAGTGGCAAAATAAAGGACTCGACCCGATTACGATGGGGATAAATATTTCTCCTAAGCTATTGGAATCAGATCGAATTGTAGAACTAGTCACAAATATGTTAGAAGTGCACAAGCTACCACCAGATCGGTTAGATATTGAAGTGACAGAGGCACTCGCCGTTAATGCTGAGCACTCAATTGAAACGCTTGATCAATTAAAGGAACTTGGAGTTCGGATATCTTTAGATGATTTTGGTACAGGATATTCGTCTCTTTCGCACTTAATTCGTTTACCTATTGATCGCGTAAAAATTGCCAAGGAGTTCGTAGAAGGAATAGGGATAGATAAGCGAATGGAAGGAATTATTCACTCCATTTCAACTATTGCGAATGAGCTCCAATTTGGATTAATTGCTGAAGGTGTGGAAACGGATATACAGGCTAGCTATTTAAAAAAGTTGAACTGCACAGTAATGCAAGGATACTTGTATAGTGAACCACTGCCTGCTAAGCAATTGGAGAAAATCTTACAGCAGAAGAGCTTTAAAGAGCAGGATGTATTACCAGATTAA
- a CDS encoding ABC transporter permease, translating to MEERNQTAVQVEREEWKKRNRRANLKQLLTISSPIFVLILWEILSRTALIDPRFFPAPSLIIMTMFDMGASGELFTHISISLQRILFGFLLGVIPAIGLGLIMGMYSPFRHFFSPLVMAFMPIPTLAMLPIILIIFGIGEFSKMVTIAISVFFPVVINTTAGVTNIDKIYIDVANNYGASAKDFFFKIALPGSLPVMLEGIQMGQAIALLTIVAAEMIGANSGIGYVIWMNYKAFLLPEMYVGLVLISFFGYLFSLFLRGLQKKLIPWK from the coding sequence ATGGAAGAACGAAATCAAACAGCAGTTCAAGTGGAACGAGAGGAATGGAAAAAAAGAAACCGGAGAGCCAATCTAAAACAGTTACTTACCATTTCTTCTCCTATATTTGTATTAATTCTATGGGAAATACTTTCACGCACAGCGTTAATCGATCCGCGCTTTTTCCCCGCACCTAGTCTTATCATTATGACAATGTTTGACATGGGAGCAAGCGGTGAGCTATTTACCCATATCTCCATAAGTTTGCAACGCATTCTTTTTGGATTTCTACTCGGGGTGATTCCCGCCATTGGGTTGGGACTAATCATGGGGATGTATTCACCTTTTCGTCATTTCTTTTCTCCGTTAGTAATGGCGTTTATGCCAATACCAACTTTAGCGATGCTACCTATTATTCTCATTATTTTTGGTATTGGGGAATTTTCTAAAATGGTGACGATTGCGATTAGTGTGTTTTTCCCAGTTGTTATCAATACAACCGCAGGTGTCACGAACATCGATAAAATCTATATCGATGTCGCCAACAACTACGGTGCAAGTGCAAAGGATTTCTTTTTTAAAATTGCCTTGCCAGGATCACTGCCCGTCATGCTAGAAGGTATCCAGATGGGGCAAGCGATTGCCTTGTTAACCATTGTTGCAGCGGAAATGATTGGGGCAAACTCCGGTATTGGATATGTCATTTGGATGAATTACAAAGCATTCCTGCTTCCTGAAATGTATGTAGGCCTAGTCCTAATTTCTTTCTTCGGTTATTTATTCTCCCTCTTCTTACGAGGGCTTCAGAAGAAGTTAATACCTTGGAAGTAA
- a CDS encoding ABC transporter ATP-binding protein, whose product MGRECVLQVSDIKINLQNLTKVFYKKNESVTAIKDASLEIKDGEFVCIIGPSGCGKTTLLRILAGLEKPSTGEIEVDHTDKNKPLQSMVFQEKGIIPWMTVEDNVAFGLRMRHLPKKEIKEQTDYFLKKVGLEKFAKLYPKELSGGMKQRVSIARAFANDPEILLMDEPFAALDEQNKFILQEELLNIWQETKKTVLFITHSIDEAMLLSDRILLMSAQPGQIVKEKKIDLPRPRKIEDIRANPELAEGFVEIWQHLQTEVQGSRSS is encoded by the coding sequence ATGGGAAGGGAGTGTGTCTTACAAGTGAGTGATATCAAAATCAACTTACAAAACCTAACGAAGGTTTTTTATAAAAAAAATGAAAGTGTTACAGCAATTAAGGATGCATCTCTTGAAATAAAGGATGGCGAATTTGTGTGTATTATCGGTCCAAGTGGGTGTGGAAAAACAACCCTTCTCCGTATTCTTGCTGGATTAGAGAAGCCAAGTACTGGTGAAATTGAGGTTGACCACACGGATAAAAATAAACCTCTTCAATCCATGGTCTTCCAAGAAAAAGGGATTATCCCCTGGATGACCGTAGAAGATAACGTTGCATTCGGTTTAAGAATGAGACATTTACCTAAAAAAGAAATCAAAGAACAAACGGATTACTTTCTGAAAAAGGTTGGCTTAGAAAAGTTTGCAAAGCTTTATCCGAAAGAGCTTTCCGGTGGGATGAAGCAAAGAGTAAGTATCGCACGTGCCTTTGCCAACGATCCAGAAATTTTACTTATGGATGAACCATTTGCTGCCTTAGATGAGCAAAATAAATTCATCCTTCAAGAAGAACTTTTGAACATTTGGCAAGAAACGAAGAAGACCGTTCTTTTCATCACGCACAGCATTGATGAAGCGATGTTGTTAAGTGATCGCATCCTGTTAATGAGTGCACAACCGGGACAGATTGTGAAGGAGAAAAAAATTGACCTTCCACGTCCTAGGAAGATTGAAGACATTCGAGCTAATCCTGAGTTAGCAGAAGGATTCGTTGAGATTTGGCAGCATTTACAGACAGAAGTACAAGGGTCACGTAGCTCGTAA
- a CDS encoding ABC transporter substrate-binding protein, whose product MEKHVWKWMFVSFLSIVLVLSACSSPSSDSGSSKEGEDKPVATTSDKPLAPLKEPATVVVAEDGSASGAGFYIAKEKGYFEEYGVKVKFVSFGNSDEMLPAVAAGEVDVAGGISSASFFNSIAQGIDIRMIADKGHNIKGDSYFSFVIRKDLQDEIKSYEDFKGKKVAVSTKNAVDDYIYQKMLEHAGLTRDDVEFVLMSDFGNMMSSMGTKTVDAALQIEPLITKGTDENIHVRFGDATDFAPKAQIAMVLGSPKFMDERREVAKRFMAAYLRGVRDYNDAFVKDKGNKQEIIEIMTKHTAVKDPKVWENVAVTGLNPNGEMFVDNIKEQYEFYKENGAIKGDLDIDKVVDLSLVKEVVDIIGKYE is encoded by the coding sequence ATGGAAAAACATGTATGGAAATGGATGTTTGTCTCGTTTCTCAGCATAGTGCTTGTTCTTTCTGCTTGTAGTAGCCCTTCTAGTGATTCCGGGTCCAGTAAAGAAGGCGAGGATAAACCAGTTGCCACAACCAGTGACAAACCACTTGCACCGTTAAAAGAACCCGCAACGGTGGTCGTCGCAGAGGACGGTTCTGCTTCAGGAGCTGGTTTCTACATTGCGAAAGAAAAAGGGTACTTTGAAGAGTACGGCGTAAAGGTTAAGTTTGTCTCCTTTGGAAATAGTGATGAAATGCTCCCAGCAGTCGCAGCAGGCGAAGTGGATGTAGCAGGAGGAATCTCTTCCGCTTCCTTCTTCAACTCCATTGCACAGGGTATCGATATTCGAATGATCGCGGATAAAGGGCACAACATCAAGGGAGATTCCTATTTCTCCTTCGTTATCCGCAAAGATTTACAGGATGAAATCAAAAGCTACGAGGATTTTAAAGGAAAAAAAGTAGCGGTTTCTACGAAAAATGCAGTAGATGATTACATCTATCAAAAAATGCTAGAGCATGCTGGCCTTACAAGAGACGACGTTGAGTTCGTATTAATGTCTGACTTCGGGAACATGATGTCTAGTATGGGAACTAAAACCGTAGATGCTGCATTACAAATTGAGCCTCTCATTACAAAAGGTACAGATGAGAATATCCATGTCCGCTTTGGCGATGCTACCGATTTTGCTCCAAAAGCACAAATCGCGATGGTACTTGGCTCTCCAAAATTCATGGATGAACGTCGAGAAGTGGCAAAACGATTCATGGCGGCCTATTTAAGAGGGGTTCGCGATTATAACGATGCGTTTGTGAAAGATAAAGGTAACAAGCAAGAAATCATTGAGATTATGACAAAGCACACAGCAGTTAAGGATCCAAAGGTATGGGAAAATGTTGCTGTGACAGGACTCAATCCAAACGGTGAAATGTTTGTAGATAACATTAAAGAGCAATACGAATTCTACAAGGAAAATGGCGCAATTAAAGGCGATTTGGACATTGATAAAGTAGTAGACCTATCCCTCGTAAAAGAAGTCGTCGACATCATAGGAAAGTACGAGTAA